The sequence below is a genomic window from Lolium perenne isolate Kyuss_39 chromosome 4, Kyuss_2.0, whole genome shotgun sequence.
gaaatttactttggaatgacagagaaaCACCACAtattaggtaggtatggtggacacaaatggcataggttttggctcaatgttttggatgcacgagaagaattccctctcagtacaaggctttggctagcaaggttgtttgaagcaaacacaagtatgaaccagtacagcaaaacttacataagaacctattgcaagcattataatactctacactgtcttccttgttcaaacacttcaccagaaaatatctagactttagagagaccaatcatgcaaaccaaattttaacaagctctatggtagttcttcattaataggtgcaaagtacatgatgcaagagcttaaacatgatctatttgagcaaaacaattgccaagtatcaaattattcaagaccatataccaattaccacatgaagcattttctgtttccaaccaaataaccatgaacgaagcagtttcaaccatcgccatgaacattaaaagtaaagtaagaacaccagtgttcatatgaacgagcggagcgtgtatctctcccaaacaaagaatgctaggatccgattttattcaaacaaaaacaaaaataaaaacatacagacgctccaagtaaagcacataagatgtgacagaataaaaatatagtttcactagaggtgacctaataagttgttgatgaagaaggggatgccttgggcatccctaagcttagatgcttgagtcttcttgaaatatgcagggatgaaccacgggggcatccccaagcttagaattttcactcttcttgatcatatcatatcatcctcctctcttgatccttaaaaacttcctccacaccaaactcaaaacaatctcattagagggttagtgcataatcaaaaacttacatgttcagagaggacacaatcattcccaacacttctggacattacccaaggttactgaaatttaatggagcaaagaaatccactcaaacacagtaaatgcggcaatgtgaaataaaaggcagaatctgtcaaaacagaacagtccgtaaagacgaattttttagaggcacttaacgagctcagatgaagaagctcaaattgaatgaaagttgcgtacatatctgaggatcactcatgaattttcgcagatttttctgattttcctacagagagacctactcaaattcgtgacagctagaaatctgtttctgcgcagaaatccaaatctattatcaactctctatcaaagactttacttggcacaacaatgcaataaaataaagataaggagagattggtacagtagtaacaacttccaagacacaacaaaacagtagcaaaataaaaacatgggttatctcctaagaagtgttttctttatagccattaagatgggctcagtaaatttaatgatgcactcgcaagaaatgagagttgaagcaaaagagagcatcaaaagcaaataagaaacacttttaagtctaacccacttcctatgaaaaggaatcttgtacacaaataaattcatgtagaacaaagtgacaagcacaggaagataaaacacaagtaacttcaaaattttcagcatgtagagagttattttagtaacataaaaatttctacatattttactctctcataataatttccagtagcatcataaacaaactcaacaatataactatcacataaagcattcttatcatgagtctcatgcataaaataattactacccccaacataagcatagtcattcttattaattgtagtgggagcaaattcaacaaagtagctatcattattattctcatcaccataatcatcaaatataggaggcatagtataatcataataaactttatcctccatagtaggtggcaccaaaataccactatcattataatcatcataaacgggaggcaaagtattatcaaagaaaattttctcctcaaaacttgggggactaaaaatatcacaaccagctcccccaagcttaaattcttccatagcattagcaataatagtgttcaaagagttcatgctaataacattgctacaactattttgcaaacaaagttccatgggttttttaattctctcttcaaacacatcatgtcctaactcaagataaatactataaagatctctaatatttttgttgttttccattaagcctaactagtgaaataaaaacaagaaacaaaaagatataattgcagaatctaaaggaaatagcttcgagcactcacacaccggcaacaacgctaggaaatagcttagtagacggaggatgtgaataccttttaccttacctccccggcaacggcgccagaaaatagcttgatgtctacgcacgcttctattcttgtagacagtgttgggcctccaagagcagaggtttgtagaacagcagcaagtttcccttaagtgaatcacccaaggtttatcgaactcagggaggtagaggtcaaagatatccctctcaagcaaccctgcaattacgatacaagaagtctcttgtgtccccaacacacctaatacactagtcagatgtataggtgcactagttctgcgaagagatagtgaaatacaagtaatatggatgattgtaagtagtaattataatctgaaataaagatggcagcaagcaaacatgtaacagaacttgttggaaacgatgtttcaatgcttagaaataaggcctagggatcatactttcactagtgaacactctcaacattgatcacataactgaataaataaatgttaCTTTcttcactctcttgttggataacaaacaccattcattgtgtagggctacaaaagcacacctcaagccggagtaaacaagctccacaacatccggagttcatattaaagtaacctctagagtgcataatagaccgttgcaatttagaccgagtactaacatagcatacacactgtcaccaatagctatgaaagggggaatagatcgcatcaatatatcatagtaatagttaacttcataatctataagagattacaatcataacctacgccaagtactacatgatgcacacactgtcctctttacatcatggaggaggaatagactactttaataacatcactagagtagcacatatattaatagtgatacaaagctcatgatcacataaagatcacaccatgggagagagagagatgaaccacatagctaccggtagagccctcagcctcgggggagaactactccctcctcatcataggagacaacaacggcgatgaagatggcggtggtgtcgatggagatggcttccgggggcaattccccgtcccggcggcgtaccggaacagagacttctgtcccccgaaacggagtttcgcgatggtggtggcgcccctggagtctttctggagtttcgtcaattggtgtcgggattttaggtctcgagggattttataggcgaagaggcggcgcaagggggtgcttgggggtcccaccccatagctgggcgcgcccccctctaggccgcgtcgccctatggtctgggggccctgggcctcctctccgtctctccttcggtgttctggaacactccgtggaaaataaggccttgggcttttgtttcgtccaatttcgagaatatttcctgtgtaggatttctgaaaccaaaaacagcagaaaacatgaactgacactttggcatcttgttaataggttagtttcggaaaatgcatcaaaatgatataaagtatgaataaaacatgtaggtattgtcataaaactagcatggaacataagaaattatagatacgtttgagacgtatcagggtgagAGTGCTgccgcgagtgagaggaaggagaggggagcgGTGAGCCTAATTATGGCGCGTGTTCCCGAAGAACGCCGCGTTTTCGTCTCCCTTCCCCACACGTGCAACCTTCTGGCCACAACGGGCTTGGCTCCAGAAAAAACTGACATTTCAAGCGTTTCTCTAGAACTATCCCGGGGTGCTTTAAAACCTGATTCATGCAAGAACGCGGCGGGCTGTAGACAACCAAACGGTCAATTCCACGTCTCAGTCCATGCAAAAAAGCTCTCTGCAgactaccaaacgcgccctacaTCACTGCTAAAACTAGTTTCACTCGCTGCCTTTGCCAAAATTACCATGGATGGGCCGGTCTGGCCGGATCCTGCCAAAATTACCATGGAGATCCAGGATTTGCCAGCGAAGTCCAAACTCAGCAGGCCCAAAACAAACAGGGTCAATACGCGAATACAGGATTGTACGCAGGACCTATCTGAAAAATTGACAGCTCCACTCGTGTTCGTTGCAAGTTGGGAGGTGGGGGCTCTGCCGTCTTCCCATCCACGCCGATACTCCAAAACTCGGAACCGAAGCAGAACCGGGAGATCCCTCAGCAGCAGcggccgccggcgatggagaagggcAAGGGCCTCGCGCGCCGCTGGGCGGTGGAGCTCCAcgacgcgtcctcctcctcctccgccgccttccccgACCCGCCTGGCTTCACCAGATCCGCCCCCGAAGCGGTACCCTCCTCCTCCCGTCTCTTCTGCAGTCGCTCTTTCGCCCGCTCGGATCGCGGAATTCACGTGCTACTTTCCTTGGCTCGCAGGACGACGCCGCCACCGCTCGGCAGCGCAAGGAGGCCGAGGCCACCTGGAAGGGGCAGGTTCGCTCGATTTCCCGATGCACACGTCCTAGTAGACCCCTGGGGAGATAGATCCAGGGCCTATATACTTACGGAACTGTACAATTCAGTGTTAGTTGACCAGCTCGTGTAGCTCTACCATAAAAACAATTCAGGAGGAGCTGGATCTTGATGCTTCGTGTCTAGGATGACTCTCCCATGCTCACTTGCATACTAATCTCTAGGTTTTGACGAGTGTTAACTGAAGTTTCTGTGCTCTCTTGCTATGAGCAGAAAGCGTGGGAGGTGGCGCAGGCGCCCTTCAAGAACCTCATGATGATGGGTTTCATGATGTGGATGGCCGGGAGCACCGTCCACCTCTTCAGCATCGGTATCGTCTTCTCTGCTCTGTGGCAGCCATTCAACGCCCTCCGATCTGTCGGGAAAGGTACCATCTCGTGGCAACCCGATTTCCGCTATGGGTTGCTAACTCAGCTGCAGAGACTGCCTTACTACTCTAGGACCCTTTGTTCGGGCACTTTTGATCTATGTTTTTCGACTTGGTATTGGAGGTTGCAATGTTTGTGTGGTTAATGCTAGGAACGCTATAAGTTATATGCCTGTGATCAGTGAAAAATATTGCCTAGTTGGGCTGTATATTCCGGTAAAAAAGAGTCTGGCTGGTTACttatttggattttcatgttctgATAAATATTTCATTGGCTCCCTCCTGATATGTGTTTAAGTTTAAGTATTTGTAATTGTTGATCACTGGGTGTTTATGTGTCTGAAAATATTCTTTATACGCAAGAACATTTAATTTTGACAGGTTTTAATTGTGAAAGAAGACTACATTTTTTGGTAGGCTAATAAGTTATACCCCTCATACAACACATGTTACCTTATGGTGCAGTTCTTATATTTTATATTTTGAATTTTTACAACGAACTGGCTCAAAACAATTAACAACAGAGATAGAGTGCTATTCTTGTTGGAATTGCTCCAGACACATCGGTTCCCCATCATCTTGCACCCTTCCACTCCCCTACTGTAGGAGAGAATGCGTCCATAGTTTTGCTTGTAGATGAAGAAGAGCACTTAAGACACAACTAAAATTGCATGCTGAGATGGCCAAATATTTATTGTATATCTGCCTTGTCCGGTGAATTTACATATTTGAAGCGGAATAATTTATTTGACTTATCTCTGGCTATAGTTCTGCATGTTGTATATGAGTAACTTCGGTGCCTTCATTAGCTGTTAGGAACAGAAGGACCGATGGTTATATGTcctatgccccccccccccccccccccctgaaaGAAGGCTGTGCTAGTATCAGTTTGAAATTTGAGAGCTGAATAATCCATGTGCACATGTTTATGTAGGAGTCTCTGTTTAGTACAATAACTTGTCCCAGACTCCCAGTTTCTGTTTTAGTTATGCCAGTTCAGATGTCTTTGTAGTCCTATAGTTCGACTTCGATGGGCTAATACCAAGTGATGGGTATGCTGCATGAAAATAGTGAACATAAATTACTAGATTATCACTCAAGCTAGATAACCATCCTTGTTTGTCTTGAAGTCTTGATACAGTTAATGGGAAAGAACAATTGTAGTTTTGTAAAGCTGCATGGCTCCATTCTCCATCCTGTCTGATTCTCTTGGATGCAAGAAATATATGATTCTTTGGTCTATTACCTTGTTCTTGATATGCACTAATGAGATTTTTGGGCATCATGTACTAAAATATGATTACATTATTCGTCATGCACTTCATTATTGTTTTAATGAGTATTTTCTTTCCCCTTTTTAATTCTGTACTTCTTTTGTAGTTTTTGAACCATTTAAGGACCCAAGGGTGGATACACTTGCA
It includes:
- the LOC127332200 gene encoding uncharacterized protein gives rise to the protein MEKGKGLARRWAVELHDASSSSSAAFPDPPGFTRSAPEADDAATARQRKEAEATWKGQKAWEVAQAPFKNLMMMGFMMWMAGSTVHLFSIGIVFSALWQPFNALRSVGKVFEPFKDPRVDTLAPKLLFIALNLAAMGLGVWKLNTLGLLPTNASDWVSSLSPAREVEYAGGGIPLM